One window from the genome of Haliaeetus albicilla chromosome 26, bHalAlb1.1, whole genome shotgun sequence encodes:
- the KCTD20 gene encoding BTB/POZ domain-containing protein KCTD20 isoform X4 translates to MRLHSKSSSLRKRNQLLTSRRPSMNVNCAGGTDWSRNLDSSRSVENVTVAVHESEESNVVLGGHSPAAVPRTEGLDSECRHTACPERHGCCTLSSSSNSQTVAPEKVTLVVDGTRFAVNPQIFTAHPDTMLGRMFGPGREYNFTRPNEKGEYEIAEGISSAVFRTVLDYYKTGIINCPDGISIPDLRDTCDYLCINFDFNTIKCQDLSALLHELSNDGAHKQFDSYLEELILPIMVDSARKGERECHIVVLTDEDTVDWDEDHPPPMGEEYSQILYSSKLYRFFKYIENRDVAKAVLKERGLKNIRIGIEGYPTCKEKVKRRPGGRSEVIYNYVQRPFIQMSWEKEEGKSRHVDFQCVRSKSLTNLVTVGDDVSEDHEVIMHHPPQVDELDRLNAPFSQMAVNDLPD, encoded by the exons ATGCGGCTGCACTCTAAAAG CTCTTCTCTTAGGAAACGCAACCAACTCCTCACGTCACGGAGGCCCAGCATGAATGTTAACTGTGCTGGTGGGACAGACTGGTCAAGAAATCTGGACTCCAGTCGCTCTGTGGAAAACGTAACTGTAGCAGTCCATGAGTCAGAAGAAAGTAATGTGGTGCTAGGAGgtcacagccctgctgcagttCCCAGGACTGAGG GTTTAGATTCTGAATGCCGACACACTGCTTGTCCA GAACGCCATGGATGCTGCACTTTGTCTTCAAGCAGCAATTCGCAAACAGTGGCTCCAGAGAAAGTGACGCTTGTGGTAGACGGCACTCGCTTTGCAGTGAATCCACAGATTTTCACTGCTCACCCTGATACTATGCTGGGAAG aaTGTTTGGACCAGGAAGAGAATATAATTTCACCAGGCCAAATGAAAAGGGAGAATATGAAATTGCAGAAGGAATTAGCTCAGCTGTGTTCCGGACTGTGCTG GATTATTACAAAACTGGAATCATTAACTGCCCTGATGGGATTTCCATCCCAGACCTTCGAGACACATGTGATTACCTCTGCATAAACTTTGATTTCAACACAATCAAATGTCAAGATTTAA GTGCTCTGTTACATGAGCTCTCCAATGATGGTGCTCACAAGCAGTTTGATAGCTACCTGGAGGAGCTAATTCTGCCTATAATGGTGGATAGTGCAAGGAAAGGGGAACGTGAATGCCATATTGTCGTGCTGACAGATGAAGACACCGTGGACTGGGATGAAGACCATCCACCTCCAATGGGAGAGGAGTACTCGCAAA TCCTTTACAGTTCCAAGCTGTACAGATTCTTCAAGTACATTGAGAACCGGGATGTTGCAAAAGCTGTGTTAAAGGAACGGGGCCTGAAAAATATTCGCATTGGCATTGAAG GATATCCCACCTGtaaagagaaggtgaagaggaGGCCTGGTGGCCGGTCAGAAGTGATATACAACTATGTTCAACGGCCATTCATCCAGATGTcatgggagaaggaagagggcaAAAGCCGTCATGTTGATTTCCAGTGTGTTCGGAGCAAATCTCTAACAAACCTAGTCACTGTGGGTGATGACGTTTCAGAGGACCATGAGGTTATAATGCATCACCCCCCACAAGTAGATGAACTCGACAGGCTAAATGCACCGTTCTCCCAAATGGCTGTTAATGATCTTCCAGATTAG
- the KCTD20 gene encoding BTB/POZ domain-containing protein KCTD20 isoform X3, protein MNVNCAGGTDWSRNLDSSRSVENVTVAVHESEESNVVLGGHSPAAVPRTEGLDSECRHTACPISPQISSMLSAPEDTHNCHFQDGNKRQSEYFNTQERHGCCTLSSSSNSQTVAPEKVTLVVDGTRFAVNPQIFTAHPDTMLGRMFGPGREYNFTRPNEKGEYEIAEGISSAVFRTVLDYYKTGIINCPDGISIPDLRDTCDYLCINFDFNTIKCQDLSALLHELSNDGAHKQFDSYLEELILPIMVDSARKGERECHIVVLTDEDTVDWDEDHPPPMGEEYSQILYSSKLYRFFKYIENRDVAKAVLKERGLKNIRIGIEGYPTCKEKVKRRPGGRSEVIYNYVQRPFIQMSWEKEEGKSRHVDFQCVRSKSLTNLVTVGDDVSEDHEVIMHHPPQVDELDRLNAPFSQMAVNDLPD, encoded by the exons ATGAATGTTAACTGTGCTGGTGGGACAGACTGGTCAAGAAATCTGGACTCCAGTCGCTCTGTGGAAAACGTAACTGTAGCAGTCCATGAGTCAGAAGAAAGTAATGTGGTGCTAGGAGgtcacagccctgctgcagttCCCAGGACTGAGG GTTTAGATTCTGAATGCCGACACACTGCTTGTCCAATAAGTCCCCAGATTAGTAGCATGTTGTCTGCTCCTGAAGACACACACAACTGTCATTTCCAAGATGGAAATAAGAGACagtcagaatattttaataccCAGGAACGCCATGGATGCTGCACTTTGTCTTCAAGCAGCAATTCGCAAACAGTGGCTCCAGAGAAAGTGACGCTTGTGGTAGACGGCACTCGCTTTGCAGTGAATCCACAGATTTTCACTGCTCACCCTGATACTATGCTGGGAAG aaTGTTTGGACCAGGAAGAGAATATAATTTCACCAGGCCAAATGAAAAGGGAGAATATGAAATTGCAGAAGGAATTAGCTCAGCTGTGTTCCGGACTGTGCTG GATTATTACAAAACTGGAATCATTAACTGCCCTGATGGGATTTCCATCCCAGACCTTCGAGACACATGTGATTACCTCTGCATAAACTTTGATTTCAACACAATCAAATGTCAAGATTTAA GTGCTCTGTTACATGAGCTCTCCAATGATGGTGCTCACAAGCAGTTTGATAGCTACCTGGAGGAGCTAATTCTGCCTATAATGGTGGATAGTGCAAGGAAAGGGGAACGTGAATGCCATATTGTCGTGCTGACAGATGAAGACACCGTGGACTGGGATGAAGACCATCCACCTCCAATGGGAGAGGAGTACTCGCAAA TCCTTTACAGTTCCAAGCTGTACAGATTCTTCAAGTACATTGAGAACCGGGATGTTGCAAAAGCTGTGTTAAAGGAACGGGGCCTGAAAAATATTCGCATTGGCATTGAAG GATATCCCACCTGtaaagagaaggtgaagaggaGGCCTGGTGGCCGGTCAGAAGTGATATACAACTATGTTCAACGGCCATTCATCCAGATGTcatgggagaaggaagagggcaAAAGCCGTCATGTTGATTTCCAGTGTGTTCGGAGCAAATCTCTAACAAACCTAGTCACTGTGGGTGATGACGTTTCAGAGGACCATGAGGTTATAATGCATCACCCCCCACAAGTAGATGAACTCGACAGGCTAAATGCACCGTTCTCCCAAATGGCTGTTAATGATCTTCCAGATTAG
- the KCTD20 gene encoding BTB/POZ domain-containing protein KCTD20 isoform X1, which translates to MRLHSKSSSLRKRNQLLTSRRPSMNVNCAGGTDWSRNLDSSRSVENVTVAVHESEESNVVLGGHSPAAVPRTEGLDSECRHTACPISPQISSMLSAPEDTHNCHFQDGNKRQSEYFNTQERHGCCTLSSSSNSQTVAPEKVTLVVDGTRFAVNPQIFTAHPDTMLGRMFGPGREYNFTRPNEKGEYEIAEGISSAVFRTVLDYYKTGIINCPDGISIPDLRDTCDYLCINFDFNTIKCQDLSALLHELSNDGAHKQFDSYLEELILPIMVDSARKGERECHIVVLTDEDTVDWDEDHPPPMGEEYSQILYSSKLYRFFKYIENRDVAKAVLKERGLKNIRIGIEGYPTCKEKVKRRPGGRSEVIYNYVQRPFIQMSWEKEEGKSRHVDFQCVRSKSLTNLVTVGDDVSEDHEVIMHHPPQVDELDRLNAPFSQMAVNDLPD; encoded by the exons ATGCGGCTGCACTCTAAAAG CTCTTCTCTTAGGAAACGCAACCAACTCCTCACGTCACGGAGGCCCAGCATGAATGTTAACTGTGCTGGTGGGACAGACTGGTCAAGAAATCTGGACTCCAGTCGCTCTGTGGAAAACGTAACTGTAGCAGTCCATGAGTCAGAAGAAAGTAATGTGGTGCTAGGAGgtcacagccctgctgcagttCCCAGGACTGAGG GTTTAGATTCTGAATGCCGACACACTGCTTGTCCAATAAGTCCCCAGATTAGTAGCATGTTGTCTGCTCCTGAAGACACACACAACTGTCATTTCCAAGATGGAAATAAGAGACagtcagaatattttaataccCAGGAACGCCATGGATGCTGCACTTTGTCTTCAAGCAGCAATTCGCAAACAGTGGCTCCAGAGAAAGTGACGCTTGTGGTAGACGGCACTCGCTTTGCAGTGAATCCACAGATTTTCACTGCTCACCCTGATACTATGCTGGGAAG aaTGTTTGGACCAGGAAGAGAATATAATTTCACCAGGCCAAATGAAAAGGGAGAATATGAAATTGCAGAAGGAATTAGCTCAGCTGTGTTCCGGACTGTGCTG GATTATTACAAAACTGGAATCATTAACTGCCCTGATGGGATTTCCATCCCAGACCTTCGAGACACATGTGATTACCTCTGCATAAACTTTGATTTCAACACAATCAAATGTCAAGATTTAA GTGCTCTGTTACATGAGCTCTCCAATGATGGTGCTCACAAGCAGTTTGATAGCTACCTGGAGGAGCTAATTCTGCCTATAATGGTGGATAGTGCAAGGAAAGGGGAACGTGAATGCCATATTGTCGTGCTGACAGATGAAGACACCGTGGACTGGGATGAAGACCATCCACCTCCAATGGGAGAGGAGTACTCGCAAA TCCTTTACAGTTCCAAGCTGTACAGATTCTTCAAGTACATTGAGAACCGGGATGTTGCAAAAGCTGTGTTAAAGGAACGGGGCCTGAAAAATATTCGCATTGGCATTGAAG GATATCCCACCTGtaaagagaaggtgaagaggaGGCCTGGTGGCCGGTCAGAAGTGATATACAACTATGTTCAACGGCCATTCATCCAGATGTcatgggagaaggaagagggcaAAAGCCGTCATGTTGATTTCCAGTGTGTTCGGAGCAAATCTCTAACAAACCTAGTCACTGTGGGTGATGACGTTTCAGAGGACCATGAGGTTATAATGCATCACCCCCCACAAGTAGATGAACTCGACAGGCTAAATGCACCGTTCTCCCAAATGGCTGTTAATGATCTTCCAGATTAG
- the KCTD20 gene encoding BTB/POZ domain-containing protein KCTD20 isoform X2 — MSRHSSLRKRNQLLTSRRPSMNVNCAGGTDWSRNLDSSRSVENVTVAVHESEESNVVLGGHSPAAVPRTEGLDSECRHTACPISPQISSMLSAPEDTHNCHFQDGNKRQSEYFNTQERHGCCTLSSSSNSQTVAPEKVTLVVDGTRFAVNPQIFTAHPDTMLGRMFGPGREYNFTRPNEKGEYEIAEGISSAVFRTVLDYYKTGIINCPDGISIPDLRDTCDYLCINFDFNTIKCQDLSALLHELSNDGAHKQFDSYLEELILPIMVDSARKGERECHIVVLTDEDTVDWDEDHPPPMGEEYSQILYSSKLYRFFKYIENRDVAKAVLKERGLKNIRIGIEGYPTCKEKVKRRPGGRSEVIYNYVQRPFIQMSWEKEEGKSRHVDFQCVRSKSLTNLVTVGDDVSEDHEVIMHHPPQVDELDRLNAPFSQMAVNDLPD; from the exons ATGAGCCGCCA CTCTTCTCTTAGGAAACGCAACCAACTCCTCACGTCACGGAGGCCCAGCATGAATGTTAACTGTGCTGGTGGGACAGACTGGTCAAGAAATCTGGACTCCAGTCGCTCTGTGGAAAACGTAACTGTAGCAGTCCATGAGTCAGAAGAAAGTAATGTGGTGCTAGGAGgtcacagccctgctgcagttCCCAGGACTGAGG GTTTAGATTCTGAATGCCGACACACTGCTTGTCCAATAAGTCCCCAGATTAGTAGCATGTTGTCTGCTCCTGAAGACACACACAACTGTCATTTCCAAGATGGAAATAAGAGACagtcagaatattttaataccCAGGAACGCCATGGATGCTGCACTTTGTCTTCAAGCAGCAATTCGCAAACAGTGGCTCCAGAGAAAGTGACGCTTGTGGTAGACGGCACTCGCTTTGCAGTGAATCCACAGATTTTCACTGCTCACCCTGATACTATGCTGGGAAG aaTGTTTGGACCAGGAAGAGAATATAATTTCACCAGGCCAAATGAAAAGGGAGAATATGAAATTGCAGAAGGAATTAGCTCAGCTGTGTTCCGGACTGTGCTG GATTATTACAAAACTGGAATCATTAACTGCCCTGATGGGATTTCCATCCCAGACCTTCGAGACACATGTGATTACCTCTGCATAAACTTTGATTTCAACACAATCAAATGTCAAGATTTAA GTGCTCTGTTACATGAGCTCTCCAATGATGGTGCTCACAAGCAGTTTGATAGCTACCTGGAGGAGCTAATTCTGCCTATAATGGTGGATAGTGCAAGGAAAGGGGAACGTGAATGCCATATTGTCGTGCTGACAGATGAAGACACCGTGGACTGGGATGAAGACCATCCACCTCCAATGGGAGAGGAGTACTCGCAAA TCCTTTACAGTTCCAAGCTGTACAGATTCTTCAAGTACATTGAGAACCGGGATGTTGCAAAAGCTGTGTTAAAGGAACGGGGCCTGAAAAATATTCGCATTGGCATTGAAG GATATCCCACCTGtaaagagaaggtgaagaggaGGCCTGGTGGCCGGTCAGAAGTGATATACAACTATGTTCAACGGCCATTCATCCAGATGTcatgggagaaggaagagggcaAAAGCCGTCATGTTGATTTCCAGTGTGTTCGGAGCAAATCTCTAACAAACCTAGTCACTGTGGGTGATGACGTTTCAGAGGACCATGAGGTTATAATGCATCACCCCCCACAAGTAGATGAACTCGACAGGCTAAATGCACCGTTCTCCCAAATGGCTGTTAATGATCTTCCAGATTAG
- the ETV7 gene encoding transcription factor ETV7 encodes MQGKVAISFSSPTVAASIPPPSQARHTPISEGEIFKLPGGLRIQPSLWSKDDVIHWLRWAEKEYSLRQTDESKFEMNGKALCILTKDDFRYRAPSSGDVLYEILQYIKTQRRALVCSPLLNSPFREARSTEEGTDCRAVAAPAAVSSCLGCAEQPVSCSSAEPLNLSHHSLEGSCRADAICSFPTTLSAPVDGRIADCRLLWDYVYQLLSDSRYEPYIKWEDKEAKVFRVVNPNGLAQLWGNHKNRMNMTYEKMSRALRHYYKLNIIKKEPGQKLLFRFLKTPGEIIHEKSSKLEQLENEDHEDLKEDPLEVSL; translated from the exons ATGCAG gGTAAAGTGGCAATCAGTTTTTCCAGCCCCACTGTTGCAGCTTCGATACCACCCCCATCCCAGGCCAGACACACACCCATCAGCGAGGGGGAGATCTTCAAGCTTCCAGGCGGGCTGA GAATCCAGCCCTCACTGTGGAGCAAGGACGACGTGATCCACTGGCTAAGATGGGCTGAGAAAGAGTATTCCCTTCGGCAAACTGACGAAAGCAAGTTTGAAATGAACGGCAAAGCCCTGTGCATCCTCACCAAGGATGACTTCAGATACCGAGCTCCGAGCTCAG gtgATGTGTTATATGAAATACTCCAGTACATTAAGACTCAAAGAAGAGCTCTGGTGTGCAGCCCTTTGCTGAACTCACCCTTCAGGGAAGCCAGGAGCACAGAGGAAG ggacaGACTGTAGAGCTGTCGCTGCCCCAGCTGCTGTTTCCTCCTGCCTGGGTTGTGCAGAACAGCCTGTGTCCTGTAGCTCTGCAGAGCCACTGAACCTTTCCCATCACAGCTTGGagggcagctgcagggcagATGCCATCTGCTCTTTTCCTACAACCCTGTCAGCCCCAGTGGATGGGAGAATTGCAG ACTGCAGGTTGCTGTGGGATTATGTGTACCAGCTCCTCTCTGACAGCCGCTACGAGCCTTACATCAAGTGGGAAGACAAGGAAGCCAAGGTCTTCCGTGTCGTTAACCCAAACGGACTTGCCCAGCTCTGGGGGAACCACAAG AACCGGATGAACATGACGTACGAGAAGATGTCACGAGCACTCAGACATTACTACAAACTCAACATCATCAAAAAGGAGCCAGGGCAGAAGCTGCTGTTCAG GTTTTTGAAGACTCCTGGGGAGATCATCCATGAGAAATCCAGCAAACTGGAGCAGCTGGAGAACGAGGACCATGAAGATTTGAAAGAAGACCCACTGGAGGTTTCACTGTAG
- the LOC104315361 gene encoding apoptosis facilitator Bcl-2-like protein 14 isoform X1, with the protein MWALAAEKPRWDVGRQPSGKILSLDRQGAKKVLEIYVRRSLSCCENSPVAKKMLQERAGGQGRKSGGLQRSKSDFCKYSCAKLGPKKDQEEGPKALDLDEALDDDSKAHAEVPKEEREPKRKSTKNSSHGKAQRTWFKSFLNFLFKRSPEDQKENTGQKAKEKDAKGPHSSKPEGAKRLGGDLSTSPPLGRAPKRRPSLKRVFSFKKHTEEERGEMAAGARAKRPSCLPLRHVQAPATPADVEQSDGYYAQVSEEIGLIVQGSESQGSRAHGCGEPPRPASTGGVDEAIRRIVALLQSAGDELDRQVKEDARLQKFFRNMSYSSFKNLADAYVRKEMTASRPDANPQEIQFAFTVHLTAKVAGICNQAVNRIMGFGTRYLEDSFAPLSYGKILQNREKFTTDNCESPD; encoded by the exons ATGTGGGCTCTGGCTGCGGAGAAGCCTCGGTGGGACGTGGGGAGGCAGCCATCGGGCAAGATTCTGTCACTGGACAGGCAAGGGGCCAAGAAAGTGCTGGAGATCTATGTCAGGCGTTCTCTGAGCTGCTGTGAAAACTCACCGGTGGCCAAAAAAATGCTTCAGGAGAGAGCTGGAGGGCAAGGGAGGAAGTCAGGTGGGCTGCAACGGTCAAAAAGTGACTTCTGCAAGTATTCGTGTGCCAAACTCGGCCCCAAGAAGGACCAGGAGGAGGGACCCAAAGCACTGGACCTGGATGAGGCTCTGGACGATGACAGCAAAGCTCACGCGGAGGTCCCTAAAGAGGAGCGGGAGCCCAAgaggaaaagcacaaaaaacTCTTCCCATGGCAAAGCCCAACGCACCTGGTTCAAAAGTTTCTTAAATTTCCTCTTCAAGAGGAGCCCTGAGgaccagaaggaaaacacagggcaaaaagcaaaggagaaagatgCCAAAGGTCCTCACAGCTCCAAACCAGAAGGGGCTAAAAGACTCGGAGGGGACTTGAGCACATCCCCGCCACTGGGCAGAGCTCCAAAGAGAAGACCCAGCCTCAAGAGGGTTTTCTCCTTCAAGAAGCACACAGAGGAGGAGCGGGGAGAGATGGCAGCCGGGGCAAGGGCCAAGCGACCCAGTTGCCTTCCCCTGCGGCATGTCCAGGCGCCAGCCACACCAG cagacGTGGAGCAGTCCGATGGTTACTATGCACAAGTCTCGGAAGAGATCGGGTTGATTGTGCAGGGCAGCGAGAGCCAGGGGAGCAGAGCACATGGATGTGGGGAGCCACCACGGCCAGCCAGCACCGGTGGTGTTG ATGAAGCCATCCGGAGAATCGTTGCCCTGCTCCAGAGTGCAGGAGATGAGCTGGACAGGCAG GTGAAGGAGGATGCACGGCTACAGAAGTTCTTCAGAAACATGTCCTACAGCTCCTTCAAGAACTTGGCTGATGCCTACGTCCGCAAGGAAATGACGGCCAGCAGACCCGATGCCAACCCCCAAGAGATCCAGTTTGCCTTCACAGTGCACCTCACCGCCAAGGTGGCGGGCATCTGCAACCAGGCAGTGAACAGGATCATGGGCTTCGGCACCCGCTACCTGGAAGATTCATTTGCACCCTTGTCCTACGGCAAAATTCTCCAG aacagagaaaagtTCACCACAGACAACTGTGAGAGCCCGGACTGA
- the LOC104315361 gene encoding apoptosis facilitator Bcl-2-like protein 14 isoform X2, with protein sequence MWALAAEKPRWDVGRQPSGKILSLDRQGAKKVLEIYVRRSLSCCENSPVAKKMLQERAGGQGRKSGGLQRSKSDFCKYSCAKLGPKKDQEEGPKALDLDEALDDDSKAHAEVPKEEREPKRKSTKNSSHGKAQRTWFKSFLNFLFKRSPEDQKENTGQKAKEKDAKGPHSSKPEGAKRLGGDLSTSPPLGRAPKRRPSLKRVFSFKKHTEEERGEMAAGARAKRPSCLPLRHVQAPATPDVEQSDGYYAQVSEEIGLIVQGSESQGSRAHGCGEPPRPASTGGVDEAIRRIVALLQSAGDELDRQVKEDARLQKFFRNMSYSSFKNLADAYVRKEMTASRPDANPQEIQFAFTVHLTAKVAGICNQAVNRIMGFGTRYLEDSFAPLSYGKILQQNREKFTTDNCESPD encoded by the exons ATGTGGGCTCTGGCTGCGGAGAAGCCTCGGTGGGACGTGGGGAGGCAGCCATCGGGCAAGATTCTGTCACTGGACAGGCAAGGGGCCAAGAAAGTGCTGGAGATCTATGTCAGGCGTTCTCTGAGCTGCTGTGAAAACTCACCGGTGGCCAAAAAAATGCTTCAGGAGAGAGCTGGAGGGCAAGGGAGGAAGTCAGGTGGGCTGCAACGGTCAAAAAGTGACTTCTGCAAGTATTCGTGTGCCAAACTCGGCCCCAAGAAGGACCAGGAGGAGGGACCCAAAGCACTGGACCTGGATGAGGCTCTGGACGATGACAGCAAAGCTCACGCGGAGGTCCCTAAAGAGGAGCGGGAGCCCAAgaggaaaagcacaaaaaacTCTTCCCATGGCAAAGCCCAACGCACCTGGTTCAAAAGTTTCTTAAATTTCCTCTTCAAGAGGAGCCCTGAGgaccagaaggaaaacacagggcaaaaagcaaaggagaaagatgCCAAAGGTCCTCACAGCTCCAAACCAGAAGGGGCTAAAAGACTCGGAGGGGACTTGAGCACATCCCCGCCACTGGGCAGAGCTCCAAAGAGAAGACCCAGCCTCAAGAGGGTTTTCTCCTTCAAGAAGCACACAGAGGAGGAGCGGGGAGAGATGGCAGCCGGGGCAAGGGCCAAGCGACCCAGTTGCCTTCCCCTGCGGCATGTCCAGGCGCCAGCCACACCAG acGTGGAGCAGTCCGATGGTTACTATGCACAAGTCTCGGAAGAGATCGGGTTGATTGTGCAGGGCAGCGAGAGCCAGGGGAGCAGAGCACATGGATGTGGGGAGCCACCACGGCCAGCCAGCACCGGTGGTGTTG ATGAAGCCATCCGGAGAATCGTTGCCCTGCTCCAGAGTGCAGGAGATGAGCTGGACAGGCAG GTGAAGGAGGATGCACGGCTACAGAAGTTCTTCAGAAACATGTCCTACAGCTCCTTCAAGAACTTGGCTGATGCCTACGTCCGCAAGGAAATGACGGCCAGCAGACCCGATGCCAACCCCCAAGAGATCCAGTTTGCCTTCACAGTGCACCTCACCGCCAAGGTGGCGGGCATCTGCAACCAGGCAGTGAACAGGATCATGGGCTTCGGCACCCGCTACCTGGAAGATTCATTTGCACCCTTGTCCTACGGCAAAATTCTCCAG cagaacagagaaaagtTCACCACAGACAACTGTGAGAGCCCGGACTGA